The segment GATGCAATGATTTTGCAAAACCAAATATTTGAGTTAAGGCCTGAATAGGCATTCTTAAAAGGATTCGAGTGATACTTTTATCTATGGCTTAGGAAAAAGAACTAGAGTACGATTAAGGGTTCTTCTATACTTAGTTTATTTTCAAGtgttatttgttttgataattttatggCATCATTTCCGAATGAAAGACCGCACATCAGAGGAAGGGATTATTTCTTTCGGATCTTAATGCATATTTACACCTTTTCAATCaacaaatgcaaatatatatatttcagctactttaaaaataacagaatgaaATTCATAGAGACATTGCATCATTCAAATaagttctttatttaaaactacttcaagattttttttttttcaaatcagccGATTCGAAAGTATTTGGATCCTTTGTCCAGGGCTTTCTCCGCCATGCGGAGATACCATTTCTCCTGACAAGAGCACGTTTCTTCATTTGCTTTCCCCGCTTTGTAAAAGCACACACATTTGTATTTGAACATATCACTTCGGCAGCAACCATGACGATTCTTGGTGCAGTCATGGTGAAGCGGTATGCAGTCATCGGATCTGAAAAACCATCGTCtttgaaatgaaacaattctTTCGGATaaagttaaaatcatatttaacaaacatgcacaattttgaaaatttacttctagaaaaaaaaaaaaaaaggaagaaagcaATATTCATTCCTTAGAAATATACGAATAATGATCCATCTTTTGGTTTTGTAGAATCATTTTcggtaaaatcaataaaataaatatcttaagaattcCTGAAAGTGTAAAATCGACcaactaaaaattgaaataaagttttcctATTTGTAGAAAATTCAGAACAACGAAGTGTTGTACTTCTATCGAAGTAAGGTTTGAAAGTTTAAGCGATTTCTATTCAGAACGCTTTACAAAACtgtgcttcataaaaaaaaaaaaaaaaaaaaaaaaaaaatacttttactaaatttttcaatttaatgtagATTTGTTTGCACTGAATGTTCTCTATAATTAATCGTTTCATTTTCTGctgattatcatatttttaagagttcttAAGTTAATTGTTATAATGATGCacttcatattaaaaagaaagcatcaaaaataaaagaaattgaagcaattattaatatctaaagaCCCATGAATATTTCTGAACTTCGAAGTATCATTAAAAGGGAATCTTAAAATCTAACTACCAATCAAAGcagataaacaaaacaaaatttattactgCTTCAGTTCAAATAAGTATCTAAAGTTTCAGTAGTACATTCCATAAAAATGGCCGAAGTATGAAGAATGAGAACTGATCCCCTCCTTACATGCGTATCTAAAGTTCATCTGCTTCGAAGCtctcatatttttcttattcttatgaGGTGAAAATAGCGATTATATTGTGACGCTTCTGATTTATTAATGCACATTCTTATTGCCCGAAAACgcgattagattatttttttaaaaaaaatgtgaatgcaatgatagatttttcaaaattaatttattttttagtgaattaaaattttgtaatttcgtagtgggtttttttttcggcataagtattattattacaaaattgaaatattttcttaaattttttttttaaatttgtgttgtaaaaatttgcattagaaagaaaatgaaagtaagaagaaaatttaccagaaagtaactgaaatataaaattttctgcgAATTTCTTCCTACGTCTAATGCCATATCATTTCCATAAACTGAGTTAATGTCTCTTTCACAcagcaaattttcttttcaaatattttgcaaatgttaataataaaacaatgattattagttaataaaacaatgaCTAGAAGTGAACGTTGGGAATAAATTTTCGGTTTatcatattgaatttcatttttcatcgaCATAATTGGAAGTTCAGACTATTGAAGTCGAATAATTTATGCTCATGTGAAAATGCCATAACTAGAATCAATTCCTGAAACCATTGTGCttcttgtaaaaattaaagttgCACATAGTCAAGCAGCGTAAGAGTAGTTATGCTAAAAATCATACGAAAGCACCTGTCGTCACACCCACTATAATCAGAGCCATTGTTTCTGATCAAACTCTGAAAGCCACACCACATTAATtatcatatgtttttattttgtagtatagcAGATCTCTTACCTGTATTCTTCTTTAGATAAAGACATCCTACTTTCGGCAGCATCCAATTCGTCTAACGATTCACTTAAAGGAAACGTTTTCTCATcagctataaaaaataataagacacATAAAGCTTCACTGAAGAACGACTCTGCTTTTAATtcgcatatttaataaaagacaTGGTTTAtctcattaagaaatatttttattttaactgcagtttaacatttccctTTGTTTTAAAGTGACATTTTATGggcgctgacagaaaattaattagagagagagagagatgcgtTATAAAATGAACAGGACTGCTGAAGGCCTAAATATTATTATGACTGAGTCACAtaactatcgaaatttgaagtttaaaaatattttgctgaaaaacctATTATGAAACCCAGttgcatcaaatttgtaattgaaaattttagagagcatttatactggcgaaccagctgatcgccaaaggcggctagtctactACAAATTACTTAccatacaaattaaaaagtgtacatgcaacgaaataaaaatagaactaaaattcTTGCCTTGGTGTTGATgtctaaaggaagcaattttttaaacataaaatttaatattggcCAAAGCAAGCGATTGAGTGTTTTGTTGGAtgtgtttgaatttcatcataacattcaGAACAGATTGTTTGCAagattatatgttaaaaaaatgtagagtAATGAAATTGATGCCatcaacttaaattttaaagtaaagcaaaaatcatttttgggaGATATTAATTTTGGAAGGTGCGTTGATCTCCATAGGAAGCCATGGCGATTTTTCACATCCAGAAGTGGCTAAGCCAGTTTTGATACTCGACTAAATTTAACGACCACTTCTATAATTCTGATTTCTTCTACATCTTTTTTCCTCTTCAGGGACTGGAATTTTTTGTGACGTGGAGAGTCGATAAAACTGCCGAGTCCTCTTCGGAGATAATATATTTACACGATATTTTACAGTTTACAGACTATATTTTACAGTTCCTTTATTAGCAAATCGAAACTTGTATAAAACCGTAAACAGCTTTAAAAATGTTCAGTAGTCTGAAACGTTCTTATGgcggtttgtttacatttgattgttgccaatCGGCAATGAGTAATAAGAGAGATTTTCGTGACAAGTGCATTAAGAGTTTTATGTACGTAAATcatttcatgtttattaaaagttattattcatGTTGAGCATTTGTATATCAAgcgcagatttttttaaaaagtgaacacattcagtatattaaattaaataaattatatgctattttgtagcttatgacatttattgcgatgattgtaaatatatattaaaacttacCTGTTTCAGCTACAACACAGGCGAATAAGAGCACAGTGATCACCGCGCAAGGAACAGCgaatctcatttttattatattttccataaGAGAATTGTTGCGATTGAGAATCAACGTATGCGTCGAATGGcctgtaaatataaaatgatggTTTTAATTCtagtttaaacagaaaaatatgattacaatttAATCAAACTTGTTTTtcttaatcatttctagtttatttacattttttaaatcaaaaatcaaaatattaacagATCaaggttttattcaaaatttaaatttacattgatGGTTGGATTGGTCATTGgattattttgatacaatagACACCAATGGCACAACTGTGCAACAAACGCAGTCGccgtaaattgtatttaaatacaaagcTTAAACTTCTGtaaaatgtaaaagtttgaaAGAACACAGATGAAATAATAGATAACtgtacattatgaaaaaaaaaaaaaaacataagcagAAAACAAAGTTAAAACGCGTTAAGTGCAGGAGTTAAGCCGAGCAGCTTtcgaaaaattaaacatatttgagTGATGCTAAACACTAACAAAATCTTTCAGAGTTAGAGATGATAAATATGGTGAGACTGAATATGGCGAAACTTAAGAAAAGGgcattcaaagaatatatttcacaGCACACATAGATAGACAGTGTTCGTGCGTGAGGAACATCAGCACTAGAAGCCCTCAGCAATCTTATAATGGCCTAGACGAAGccaatgtaattatattttctgatatctCAAAAGTTCCATACACATAACTGCTCGAATATCTAATCTTAATAGTTTATAGTGGCAAAACTATTAGCATATCAAGTGTTTTTTGAACAACTctagcaatattttattaaaatctttcaaaacgaATTCGAACATTTGAACTGTTTATGATGTAATATTACGGTTTCTTTTTGACGCTCCCATCAAGGATGGagcgtacttccttagggaataattgtactgtggccggtgatggccctcaggactcaaccacagtttccgccagtgttgttgtagcggcggtccggtcattcaatatttattatccgtgtgcatTGGGGCGGGTCAGAGAGCAATGAAAAgacaatataaatgaatataatgtgTCCCCGTTTCTTTCAATCAGTtatgtaaaataagaattttgactttcaaaatacaggaaaattgaattttggaaCTGGATAAGCAAATTAGACTTATAAACTTAAGTGTCATTATATTTCCTCACACtactacaaatatggagcttcagaGGTAATAAGGTTTCAAAAACCGTTCTTGGAAGGTAAAAAAAAGACAGGATGGAGTTCTCAAGAAAGCTCTTGATTGTCTGAAATTCTAAGTGAGTGTCTCTATTATTCCAAGAAAAGAAGTTATCCATTAAAAGAATGTGTCGCTGAAGATGTAATAGGAATAACAAATGAAGGGCCATGAATTTCGATACTAATCTAACGCTCACCCTCATCCTCATACGGATGAAATTAGAGACTTGGACAGTTTAATATGCCACTGAAAAAGGGAATAAAGTTCTTGTGGACTGCATTTTGAAAGCTTTAATATCAGtaagtttttagatttttctagTGTAAGAGTTTCAGTGCACTGATTAGGGATTGCTTAACATCAGAAGACGCATTTTCAGGGCACTTAGAAGATGTCACctattttattcactttgtgTATAAGCAATTTGaggaaattgttttttgaaacgTGGACATAAACGAAAACTTAAGCTGTTTGTGTTAGGAATTTTCGTCTAGATTCAGAATATCGtctctttttattttagcagTTGTTGGTTACTTTTCAGTTTTCTAGTGAGACAGGAGAAAAAAtaggatttataattttaatgcaggtCAAGTATTTTTTCTATGAAACACATAATTGGCTGTTTCGACCCTTTATTGCATAACAAGCAAAAGTGGCGTTTCTGCGGCAATTTGCTTTTGATTCGCCAAAGTGCTCTACACTGAAAGCAATTTAATGAATTTGGGATGAAAGATCCCTCTGGTAATTTTATAGTACCTGCACAAAGTCAAGCTATGTTCAGGatcaaaactttattcaaaaccCACTAGAGagatcttcttttttttaaaccaatatgatatgggaaaaaaaaatcgtcagaCGGTATCAACCACTGCAAAGACTGACAAAGTATGGTAGCATTGGTTCTGAAATTTCACAATATCAGGCAATCTGACCATAGTATGAATCGGAACCTGTACATGCGGGGAGCCACTTCCGGGGACACTGATCAGTAAGGACGGTGTTCTCTTAAGGACAAGGCTCTAGGTGTTGACTTCATTTGAACTTTAAGACACGAACGATGAGGGTGGACAGCTGCCAATGAAAACGATATGCTAGGGACGATCGCCTGGATTACATCGCGCAGCTCACACATAATCCTTCGGATATCCAAAAGAAACAGAATGTAAACAGAGAAACATTGGCTTCTCTTGAAAAACTCTTTCGCTTGTCACCGAGGGAAGGAAGGAGAAAGAAAAAATCCCCAGctagaaagaaagataaaaataaaaggagaaaatatcGTTTGGAACCAGCGGCGTATTTTCGAGGCGTAGAATCCCTGGCGCTCGTCTTAGGGGAAACATTTATGaggaaatattaatgtatttatgcttcatttcgaataaataaagaatacagTATCCCCAGCCTATTAACACAAAAGGCTGAATAACACTTTTAGGATATCCTCACATTATTGataggtattaaaaattttgaaaatcatcctagatacattataaaatatcttgtaattATTACGTGAGTTACCATTAGCACTTTTTAAAGTCTCTTATGACGATAGCGGGAAGACGAAAGAATCGTATTATACCCGGACGCCGCTTACCCTGGCGACGCCATAAAATATTGTCATATCTTAAGTTTTCTGAAAATAGCTTGAATTTTCGTGTGAATAACAATTCCATAAAAGTGATGTCTCATCAACTGaagtccaatttttatttattaaatataatttgagcaATTTTAGCTTAGTGTATTTTGAATGTGCATCGGGTTTTTATGTAATTACATATTAATGGAAAAGTTATTTTgtatctttagaaaaaataaagtatttttaagactAATTCttgaatactttcatttttaatatttatttactaccTCTCAATGTATTTTAAGCCGTCCTGTTTTCAGGAGTTATGtaaaatgttcagatttttttttgtttttttttttgctcaatattTCTGATGCACAAAACATATTGAGTATATACTATGTTTCAagttacaacttttaaaaaaacagttatgttgttgacatttttctttccattctCTAGAATCCAGATAGAAACTAGagaatggaaagaaaaatgtcaacaacataactgtttttttaaaagttgtaactTGAATCATAGTATATACTCAATATGTTTTGTGCATCAGaaatattcagcaaaaaaaaaaaaaaaaatccgaacatTTTACATAACTCCTGAAAACAGGACGGCTTAAAATACATTGAGAggtagtaaataaatattaaaaatgagagTATTCAAGAATTagtcttaaaaatactttattttttctaaagatacAAAATAACTTTTCCATTAATATGTAATTACATAAAAACCCGATCCACATTCAAAATACACCAAGCTAAAAgtgttcaaattatatttaataaataaaaattggacttCAGTtgattttacactgaaattttttgACTAAGTCAATCTATGTATTCTACAGAATTAAACCTTTCATTGCCCTATCTTGACTTTAAAATTGAGGCTCGTGTTTTTCTCTTTAGTAAGGTAAATTCTTACAGAATGAGTGGTGATAATAGATTCAATATGCATGCATTTCTATTACATTTACTATCAGAATTAAAAGGATTCTGGTGAACGAACTGTGAGCCCGCTTGTTTGAAAGTCggctttcaaatatttgtttcatacaaATTCATCTTGTTGGCTTCTTTGTAGAAGATGGAATTTGATTTCACTGAGACAATATCCCATCCCTTTTATGTTTACCTTATAAcctctataatatttttttcatatttcaaatacagTATACCAGTCATCTGGCCGAATACCCTTCAAgcttcatttatttcagtttggATATTTGTATTTTAGGCAGTCGCAGCTTAATTGATGTTTAACTTACAGCCATAAGTAAGTTCTCACCCTGCTTTTTATTTAGTAGCAAAGAAATTGGCAACATTCACTATGTAACTGGATTCatacacaaaaaatttattaactgtcaAATGAGTGGATATTCTTGGAATTTGAATCTGTCACAGcggatattaatttaatatttctcttggtatacaACATTCCTAATATATACTCATATGAATATGATTGAATGCAGGCTCCTCCATACGCTTTTGATAAGAAATACAAaactttcttggatttttttttttgctttattctaCATAAACacgcatttatattattattgcagCTAAAGATTTCCAAGTTGCAAATACACGTATTTGGTTTTTTAGCAAACTCTCTATTGAAAGACAGAGATccacaattgaatatttttaccttttcatttTGAAGTGATTATGAGTCGAAGACTCCTGGTTATATAATATAAGCTTCTTTGGAAACtttaacaaaaactaaaaacactTGAGCTATGAAAGTcgcatttagaaagaaattttgaattgattctGAACTCTTCCCACATTGTATCATAACCAAAACttaccttttaatttaaaattatatttcgttttttggtcttctaaaatatattattaagtatgATACAGCTTCTTTATCTATTATATtactaaagtaaacaattacctttaaattatctgaaaaactacaaaaatagCCAATGAAATCGATCcaaccaaaattaaaaatattgagaagTATTAAATAGCCcgaaatacaaatacattttaaaataaaaaacatattagaTTTTCCAAAATGAAAGTGAACATAAACTTTAAATTTCTGCACTTACAGGTACGAAGTTTTCAGTAACTTACGAATCAGAGATCGTGGATTAGTTTCAACATAAACAAGTTGAATCAGAAGACTCGTCGCTGGCAGACGATTTTGAGTCTTCTTTTTTCAGTGCGTGCCTTTTATTCAGAAGATTATTATGATTGACCGGCATTCACAATAGTCTTGTGAATTCGTGACATAtttttccatgaataaaaaaCTATTTGCGAAAGGTCATAAATTGTATTGacttatttttgagaaatgtggCATGTTTTGTAAATACTGCATCTGGCATAAACATTTTTCCCCTTCTTTGAACACCTGTTCTCTTAGCATCAACCAAAGAATAATGGCAGAAGAGCGACAAGATAAGTAAGAGAGAAATAATactgggaaaataaaaataataataaataaataaataaaacagtatgATTGTTGTTTCGCATCCGTGATAGAGAGAGGATGAAACATGGAAaagttacttatttattttgggccagataaaatacattttagcgATCTTGCACTTGCAGGATTGTCAGATATATGATCTGTCATAACAATATAGTACAAAAATAAGTCGCAACGAacaataaataactgaaaaactgaactgaaaataactgaaaaaataaaaaaaattaaaaagattttcataaatgttctaatatgcatgattcaaaaaattttgaattgtttttcactttttagtttaaagaagtgaaaaacatttcaaattttttcctttattcgaattttgaacttttttaggAAGAAAATCTATATGAgagaatcttttaaataaatatatctcaatgattaatataaaaaaataaaacatcaaatgacttaaaagaaaagtaaagatgAAAAACATTGTGAAAAAAACTGATTGATTCATTACTTATTGTAATTGATTTGGAATTAAATATGCCGCAGATTTCCCTCAATAATGGAATTACTTTTggcgataaaaaatttttaagcattttaggTACAAACAAATATCAGGAAAAAATTTAAAGGtaacacaattttttgaaaatttgagaatataGAAGGAAAATGGCCTCAagggtttcaaaaataaaatgttcaatgaacAAGTTTATTCTAGGATCACATTATTCAATTGCCTTCTAGTTTAtcctctttataaataaattaggaCGATATTTGATAATCCTTCcccaaattagtttttaaatctgtCTTTCTTCACACAATTAATGATACTCTGGCAATCTATAATGTCATTCTTcaaaccatattttttaaaaattatcctgttCATGTGCAAATGCACTGATGCAACTCATTTAAGTACATAATGggaattaatactttaataataataatcaaattatggaCAATTaaacattcatcttcattatccAAATAAGCTGTATATGCAGTTTTATCTGTATCATTGAGATTTGTCATAGTCATCATCAGAACTATGTTAAGAACATTTTCTCTCTCTCAATCATTTTCTTTtaccttcaaaatatatttgaattgctGAAATTCAAGGCATTGTTCtggcaacatttttcaaaattcatcttgtttttaataaactctaaaaggatttttaaaaaagttatatattttacataaaatttcacaAGAAGAAAATTTCCATctgttaattatttacattttattaagtaaaaagagagaaaaaactaTTTCTATGAAGGATTATTTCAAGCCATGcagaagcaaaataattaaaatatttttaatttaacctcTAAGATACGGCTGCAGatgatttttagtttaatttttcaattaaaatgaatatggttattaaaaatgaataaagaaacagACTTTTAATTGTATTCTAGAAATAGAGATGAAACTGCGGCCAAAAAACAAGAATTCCTTTAAAAAACCTTCTTTACCTTGTCTTTCAATTATTATAACCATGttgtgaaaacatttaaaaaaagatattacaagATAAGTCCAATTTTAAatcacaatgaaaaaatattcagtgacatttttaccattttaactcttatttttcagattacaagaatacttttaaattttaaaacaaacacttTACTGtcatttcttaaacaaaaacaaattcacGTCGAAAGGAAAATGCAGTATTCTGTAATCGAACAATGTTTGaagaggaaaaataaaacatcaaaacatTTCACTGAAATGAAAATGACAAGCATTTGcgtacatacacacacaaaataaacttttcttaatgTTCTTGGTCAAACATCATTTGAAAgtggtattttttttcaaataaaagaaataaatggaaaaaaatgaagaaaaaaaatacatcacaaaattccatcttaaaaaatatatacgacGACAATTTATACTTAactaagaagaaaatattttaacatcatcgacaacacattaataaaaatgaaaggccAAGGACTTCGGACattgaaaacacaattttgatggattaattttttaaattttacaaattatttcatataaaagcaggaggattttttaaatataaaaactaatacaaaacaatttatatttttcaatccataaatgattatttgacagacatttcatttaaattaattgataaacatCATACTTAATCTACCCACAAGGATTTTCAATGTTTTCCAACAGATCAAAGCTCTCGCTTCAAATTTCTGAAACAAGGCAAATTTAAGGAAACATTCTAGAATTCTATTACTAAATAGGCAAAAGGTTgctaattatgaataaatattattataaatataatttatttcaatagaacCATACTGTTACATAACGATTTATTCCAAATTAACATTCCATTGCACTACTGTCAAATGATGgttaaatttggaaaatgaatGAGGGGAAGCTTGAAAGGGAGGATAAATAGTTCAAAGCATTAGCTGTCAAGATTCATCTGCCAAATTTGAATTTGATAGTGAAGACAGAAAAATGCAGGAAATTTGCATGATAATAAGATTCAGAATGAATGGTAAGATAAATATTCatacacattatttaaataattttacaacaaaatgaagtatagaaaaaaaaatgtgcaagcTCATTAATcatgttatgtttatttaataagccagaagtaaatgttttttcaaaatataagcaacTTCTGTTCTTTTTGTATCATATATcgtaaataaacataatttcatttcgttcttgattttttttaaaaaaggaaaggagTTTCTAATGATAAAGAAGAATTAAcagatttcaaaaacaataataattttgaaaatcttcctTCGAAATTTGACGtaatattcttttactttctaGGTAAATAactcttaaatgaaatttcagaaacatCAGCACTACTCTAGTTACTTATCGCTCTCCTTAACTTAAatcataatcaaataaattaaagtttcatagataataatttttttttctttctagatagcaatatgaataaattattttgtcacCTGCCAGCTTTCCTGCCTACAATTAGCAAGTTGCATCAAGAGCTTTTCTGTGAGTTCAgaaatatgtcaaaaaaattgACCCAGGAGCAAAATTCTCTtcaagatttataataaatttcttataaaacgaTCAACTCCATGgctttaataaaactgaatataaattacAGTGAAATGAGAAATAATTCATGATGAATATTAGctataaatagaaatatgaacAAAACCAACATAAAGGAAAAGAACATTtccaaatcaaagaaatatttttagcaatgcAGCACATGGCTCAAGGTTCCAGATATAAAAATGCATGGTATTGAGAAAAATCACAATTATTGAAACTGCATAAAAATGTTCCAAGTTAAAACGAAATACTGCACCAGATAcgaaaaatatatgtgataaaatgaaacaaatgcacTAACACTTATTTCTAATTCACTTTAAagtgtatgaaatataaaatcacaaTGGAAAATGTTCAGGAATTCAACCCATCAATGAATGTAATTAGGCAATAGGAAATTCTCGAGTGGTTCACAAGATTTACTAAAGTATTGTCTTTTACAGTCACTGCTGATGTTGATTATTGAACAACTGaaacttgaaagaattaaaagtatGAATTACACCGCtataaaaagttaacttttatgTTATTATCTGAAAGACTAATGTATATTCATTGCCGAAGAAAACAAGTGGAAAAATGcaacaaaacaagaaaattaaatagaaaggTCCAGGAACATACAATCAATCAATCATCGGACGAAATAACTCACAAGGTAGTGATTATTTCTGCTGTTTCATTTCAAAGACTTTCACTTGAATTTTATAGggctgtataaaaataattccgaCTTTTTCGGATGCATCTACAATCTTCAGCAAGATAtcagttttcagtt is part of the Argiope bruennichi chromosome 10, qqArgBrue1.1, whole genome shotgun sequence genome and harbors:
- the LOC129988921 gene encoding toxin-like structure LSTX-D3; the protein is MENIIKMRFAVPCAVITVLLFACVVAETADEKTFPLSESLDELDAAESRMSLSKEEYRSDDCIPLHHDCTKNRHGCCRSDMFKYKCVCFYKAGKANEETCSCQEKWYLRMAEKALDKGSKYFRIG